In Scylla paramamosain isolate STU-SP2022 chromosome 19, ASM3559412v1, whole genome shotgun sequence, a single genomic region encodes these proteins:
- the LOC135109525 gene encoding uncharacterized protein LOC135109525 isoform X2, which produces MTLHIRGSGSAVQTPRLPKYTALLCVWMGCVCQTPHTLYWASVGGVPCDIVDDNLELCDTLTREKVTCRSKAKLVGPMNVTVCVTGRGASEVTKIGRYLDSQDRLYQFLTYAGHH; this is translated from the exons ATGACCTTGCACATCAGAGGGTCAG GCAGTGCAGTGCAGACTCCAAGGCTCCCCAAGTATACagcattgttgtgtgtgtggatggggtgTGTGTGCCAGACTCCTCACACTCTGTATTG GGCCTCTGTTGGAGGCGTCCCCTGTGATATAGTGGATGACAACCTGGAGCTCTGTGACACACTGACAAGGGAGAAGGTTACTTGTCGCTCCAAGGCTAAGCTGGTCGGCCCCATGAATGTCACTGTCTGCGTTACCGGAAGAGGCGCGTCTGAAGTGACCAAGATAGGAAGGTACTTGGACTCCCAGGACAGGCTCTACCAGTTCCTCACATATGCTG